The Imtechella halotolerans DNA window ATGTTAATCCGGAGGCTTTAAAGGCCTACAATATTGGGATTGATAAGGTGATGATGGCCGTTAAAAATTCAAATCGTGATGTAGGGGCCCAAACCGTTGAAATTAATAATGCCGAGTACCTTATTCGTGGTTTAGGATATATAAAGTCTTTAAAAGATATTGAGCAAACAGTGGTAGCTGTTAATCAAAACAAGCCTGTTTTAATAAAGGACATAGCTGTTGTCTCATTAGGGCCTCAAACGGTTAGAGGTGCCCTTGATAAAGGAGGTGCTGAAGTTGTTGGTGGTGTCGTTGTAGCCCGATATGGTTCCAATCCGTTGGCAGTTATAAACAATGTAAAGGATAAAATAGAAGAGATTGCACCAGGTCTTCCTCGAAAAACACTAAGTGATGGGACAGTTAGTCAACTTACAATAGTTCCTTTTTATGATCGGACTCATCTGATAACTGAGACCATAAGTACCCTTGAACATGCTTTGACTGATGAAATTTTAATTACCATATTGGTGGTAATTGTGTTGGTTTTAAACCTTAGAGCTTCTGTTCTTATCTCAATTTTGCTTCCTGTGGCGGTATTAATGACTTTCATTGTAATGCGTTATGCTGGGGTAGATGCAAATGTGGTTGCTCTCTCGGGAATTGCCATTGCAATTGGGGTTATGGTTGATGTAGGTATCGTATTTGTAGAGAATATGCTGCGACATTTTGAAATGCAAGATCAAGAAAAAATGTCAAAGTCCGAAGTGCTAAGCCTTATATATAAATCTACCATAGAAGTGGCTCCTGCTGTTTCTACGGCGTTAGCCACTACTATTGTGAGCTTTCTGCCTGTTTTTTTTATGGAACATGCCGAAGGGAAGTTGTTTAAGCCTCTTGCTTTTACAAAAACATTTGCACTTGGGGCAGCCTTTGTTATAGGAATGGTGATACTTCCAGCGCTTTCATATTATATGTTTTCTTTTAGATTACATAGAGAAAAAATTGCTAAAGCATGGAATATTTCGTTAATGGTAGCTGGGATTATTTTGGCTATTGTATTTAAAATGTGGTTGCCATTAGTTTTAGTCTTACTCGGGTCATTGTATTTTTTACAACCGAAAATTAATTTTATAGGTAAGTATTCTAAAGAATTAATTTTAGCCATTATCCTTTTGGTGACAATTGGTATTTTGAGTGATTCGTGGAGTCCTTTGGGATTGCAATCCGGAATTGTGTCCAATTATATTTTTGTAATAGTACTGTTGAGTCTGATTCTACTGGCACTCTGGTCAGTGGTTAAGTATTATGAGACCATTTTAAGGTGGTGTCTACAAAACAAAGGAACTTTTTTGATGCTTCCTGTAATCACTATTATGCTAGGGCTGGTCATTTGGCTAGGGTTTCCTAAAATCTTTGGGTTTGTGCCTAAGACCTTTGATAAAATAGGCTGGAATGTACGCACAACTTCTGTATGGTCCGGATTGGCTCATACCTTTCCAGGAGTAGGAAAGGAATTTATGCCATCTCTTAACGAAGGTAGTTTTTTATTAATGCCTACAGCTATGCCCCATGTCGGGGTAGCAGAGAGTAAACGTATTCTTCAACAATTGGATATGGTAATTACTCAAATACCAGAAGTGGAAGTTTCTGTTGGGAAATTGGGAAGAGTAGAAAGTGCGCTTGATCCAGCACCAATATCTATGTATGAGAATGTGATAAATTATAAGTCAGAATTTTATACAGATCCATCAGGAGAGATGCATAAGTATAAGGTTGATTCAGAAGGCCGTTTTATACTGGATAATGGAAGTGTGTTAAGTAATGATGACATAATTTTACAAGGAATATCACCAGAACGATTGCAATATGATAAACGAGGACGTTATCTACGAAATTGGAGAAGTCATGTTAAAAGCCCTGATGATATCTGGAATGAAATTGTAAAAGCATCTCAGTTGCCTGGAGTAACTTCTGCACCTAAACTTCAACCCATAGAGACTAGACTGGTAATGCTGCAAACCGGTATGCGTGCGCCAATGGGTATTAAGGTTTATGGGCCTAACCTAGAAACAATCCAGGCTTTTGGATTGGAGCTAGAGTCAATTTTAAAAGAAGTTCCTTCGGTAAAGCATGAGGCAGTTTTTGCCGACAGGATTGTGGGGAAACCTTATTTGCAATTAGATATTGATAGGGACGCCATTGCTAGATTTGGTCTTAGCATTGAAGAAACGCAACAACTTATTGAAACAGCAATTGGAGGAATGCCAGTTTCTACTACGGTTGAAGGTAGAGAGCGTTATCCAATACGCGTTCGATACCCGAGAGAGTTAAGAGACGATCCTGAAAAAATCAAAAAAATATTAGTTCCAACACCTACAGGTGCTCAAATACCATTGGGGGACTTGATAACCGTAAATTATCTTAAAGGACCTCAAATGATAAAAAGTGAAGACACCTTTTTAGTCGGATATGTTCTTTTTGATAAAAAGGAGGCTTTTGCCGAGGTGGATGTTGTCGATGAGGCACAGGAATTAATTCAACAGAAAATATCACAAGGGTTATTAGAAGTTCCAGCGGGAGTAAGTTATAAGTTTTCTGGTAACTATGAGAATCAAGTGAGGGCGGTGAAGCGTTTGGCTTTGGTAATTCCTATTTGTTTGCTCATTATTTTCTTACTGCTTTATTTTCAGTTTAAAACAATTATTGCGTCTACCATTCACTTCTCAGGTGTTTTTGTTGCATTTGCTGGTGGATTCATAATGATTTGGTTATATGGACAGGAATGGTTTATGAATTTTGCTATTGGAGAAACTCATATGAGAGATCTTTTCCAAATGCAAACAGTCAATTTGAGTGTCGCTGTTTGGGTTGGGTTTATAGCATTATTTGGTATAGCCACAGATGATGGCGTTCTTATGGGTACTTATATTCACCAAGTGTTTGAGGAGAAAAATCCTCAGACTGTTCCTGCAGTTCGAGCAGCAGTTTTAGAAGCTGGGCTAAAACGTGTACGACCTGCAATGATGACTACCGCGGTAACTATTATCGCACTTCTTCCTGTACTAACCTCTACAGGTAAAGGATCTGATATTATGGTGCCTATGGCCATTCCAACAGTAGGAGGAATGCTTATACAGATCATGACCATTTTTGTAGTGCCAGTATTACAGGCGTATTGGAGAGAAACAGTTGTAAAAAAGAATAGCAATGAAGCTTAAAATGAATTTAAAATATATTGTTAGTTTAGTTTGCTGGGTTATGGCAACAATAACAATTCAGTCACAGGAACTTGATACTTATCTTAAGATAGCTATACAAAACAGTCCTCAAGTAAAGGCTGCTTACAGTACATTTGAGGCAGCTCTTCAAAGAACACCTCAAGCTAATGCATTACCAGACCCTATGCTTACTGCAAGTGCATTTGGGAAAATGATGGAAACCAGATTAGGGGCACAAGAGGCACGTTTTACTCTTATGCAAACCTTTCCTTGGTTTGGAACATTGGGGGCTAAAAAAGAGGTGAGTCAACAACAAGCTGAGGCTGCTTTTCAAAACTATTTAGAAGTACGTAATGAGGTACTTTTAAATGTCAAAAAACTGTATGCTGAATTATATCTTGTTGATCAGACCGTTCTTCTCGAGGAAAAAAATGTGAACGTATTGGAACAATATCGTTCCCTTGCCCTTAATGCTTTTGAAAATGGAAAAGGTTCAATGGCTGATGTTTTGAGGGTTGATATTACTATTAATAAGGCAAAGACTAATTTGGCTCTTTTGCAAAGTCGAATAGCTCCAATGAAGGCTGGTTTCAATGCCATGTTAAATAGGTCCATTAAAGAGGAAGTGGTTATTTCAAGTATGCTCCCCTTAAAACCACTTCAAGAGCGTCGTTATGATGAGAATCTTTTTTCGAATAATCCTAGAATGAGTGCCTTACAACGTCAGTTAGCCTCACTAGAGGCCCAGCAACAAGTTGTGCAAAAAGAAGGACTTCCGGTGGTGGGATTAGGAGTTGACTATTCAATTCTTAGTAAGTATGATACAATGACTATGGCTAATAATGGGCAAGATGCTGTTATGCCTATGTTGTCAATTTCACTTCCTATTTTTCGTTCGAAATATAAAGCGAAACAAAAGGAGGTGACCTTTCAAGTGGAATCAAAAATTCATGAACAAGAGGCTCTGGCTAATAGTTTGATGGCAACCTATCATATGGCAAGTTTCGAAGAGGAACAAGCACACAAGTTAATAGCCCTATATAATAAACAAATTCAAATTGCGCAGCAGAATCTTCAATTGTTGTTGTCAGCTTATAGTAACTCTACGGAAGAGTTTAATGAAGTTTTGGCCGTTCAGCAAGAACTATTAACCTATCAAATAGAGCTGATCTCACAATTAAAAATTGCTTTTGTGTCACAGGCAACAATTGAGTTTTTATTGTTTGATAATACATCAGAAAATACCGATGAAAATTAAAAAACACCTAAGAAAATGAGAACTAAAAGAACAATAGGATATAGCATACTGATTTTAATAATCGGAATATTTTTAGGTTGGGCTATTTTTGGTAGCAGTAACCACAATGGTCATGCACATGAGGAAGGGGTAAATGAAGCTCAAATTTGGACTTGTTCAATGGACCCCCAGGTTAGACAAAACGAACCAGGAAAATGCCCCCTTTGTGGAATGGATTTAATTCCATTGGAAAATATGGATACAGGCGGAAGTCCCAATACGGTTGTTATGGGCAAGGACGCTGTTAGGTTGGCTAATATATCAACCATAACAATAGGATTTCAGGATGCTAAGAAAGAGCTGAGGCTTAATGGAAAAGTCCAGGTAGATGAACGAAAGGTGTATGCGCAAACAACACATATCCCTGGTCGAATAGAACAGCTTACCATTAATTTTACAGGTGAAACAGTGTCAAGGGGGCAGCAACTCGCTCAGGTATATTCACCTGATCTTATGACGGCTCAAGAAGAATTACTTCAAGCCTTCCGGATAAAAGAATCGCAACCAGAACTTTATGAAGCAGCTAAACAGAAACTTCGAAATTGGCGGATTTCAGAAAGTAGTATTCAAAAGATCATAAGTACTCAAAAGCCGATTCAACGCTTTTCAATTACAGCCGATGTTTCGGGTGTAGTGACAGAAAAGAAGGCTAATCTAGGAGATTATGTTGATCGTGGTATAGCCTTGTATGAAATTGCAGATTTGTCAAGTGTTTGGGTGTTGTTTGATGTGTATGAGGCTGATATGGCTTGGGTTAAAAAGGGTGATAAAGTAAATTATACGATAGCATCGTTGCCTGGAGAAAGTTTTGAAGGAGTGGTGTCTTTTGTAGATCCATTTATAAATCCGGAAACTAGAGTTGCTACCGCTCGTGTTGAAGTGAAAAATACGAATGGGATGTTGAAGCCAGAAATGTTCGCTACAGGTCTGGTGATTCCTAAACAGGCTTACATTCAAGAATCTCAGGTTATTGTACCAAAGTCTGCCGTACTTTGGACAGGTGAACGTTCAGTAATCTATGTGAAAAAGGAAGTGGATGAGATGATGCATTTTGAACTTCGTGAAGTTACTTTAGGAGCTTCACTTGGAGAAAACTATGTGGTGAAAAACGGGTTGCAATTAGGAGAAGAGGTTGTTGTTAATGGAACATTTACTGTGGACGCAGCTGCTCAATTGGCAGGTAAGCCTAGCATGATGAATCACGAACAGTTGCCACTTCCTGTAAATGCGGAAGACGTATCATTTGTTGAAGTCAGTAAAGATGCCAAGAAGGCAATGCAGCAGGTAATAACTGATTATTTAATTTTAAAAGATGCGTTGGTGTCAGCAGATAAATTAGTAGCTCAAAAGCAACTAGGTTTATTGATGAATGATTTTGAAAAGGTTGGAATGCAATTGCCTGGTTCGGTTTGGGAACCCTATAAAATTGCATTTACCGAAGTGTTAAAAAGTATGGGGAGCAAAGATTTGGAGGCAATACGAAAGCTTTTTAAACCGTTATCTCAATCCATGATCGCCATGGTTCAACAGTTTAAGCCTCATAGTGATGCTCTTTATGTCCAATATTGTCCTATGTTTGAGGGAGATAAGGGGGGAAGTTGGTTAAGTATTTCTAAAGATATAAAAAATCCATATTTTGGTGATATGATGCTTAGCTGTGGAGAAGTAAAGAAGGAAATAAAACCATAAAATGACACACACCTATACGATAACGGGAATGACAGGAAAGGGATGCCAATCTTCAGTTGAAGAGTCCCTTAAAAAAGTGGATGGGGTTTTACAAGCCAAGGTTGATTTAAAGAGAGAAGAAGTTCAAATAACCATGGAAAGTCATATTCCGTTAGAGTATTTTCAGAAAATTTTAGCCCCTAATTATGGAATAACCATTAAGGATTCGGGTAATGTTTTTGCTAAAGCAACTGTACTTCCTCCTGGATTACAGAAAAGCGAATGGCAACAACTGTTTCCCATGTTTTTAATCTTAGGCTATATCAGTGTGGTATCTGTACTTATGAATATTAATTCCCTTGTGGTGAGCAATATTATACTTCAATTTCTGGGACTTTATTACGTCGTGTTTAGTTTCTTTAAATTACTCGACCTAAATGGATTTTCTATTAGCTTCGCTATGTATGACGCGATAGCGAAGTACGTGCCTATATATGGTAAAATTTATCCTTTTTTGGAAGTTGCTATTGGAGTACTGTTATTGTTGAAGTATCAATTGATATTGGCTTTAGTGACGGCAATTTTTACTTTAGGTGCAACAACAATTGGTGTGATTCGTGTATTAATGGAAAAGAAGCAGCTGCGATGTGTTAGTTTGGGAACAACATTAAATATACCTCTTACTAAAGCAATCCTAATAGAAAAAATGGTAATACTATTTATGGCTTGTTGGATGTTAATTAATTTGTAATATATGGTAAATAGAAAAGTTTCCATGCGCATAAGAAAGGTACATAGGTATTTGGGTGTGTTTTTAGGTATTCAGTTTTTGTTTTGGACTATTAGTGGGTTGTATTTTAGTTGGACTGATATTGATGAAATTCATGGTGATCATTTAATGAAACCAATGGGTGAAAAACACCAAATGCAATTTGAAAATTTGAGCTCGCCGTCAGAATTAGTTAATAAGCCTATCTATAGTATCGGCATTAAAGAAATTAATCATCAGCCTTATTATTGGATAAATGAATCTGAATTAATACATGCTCGAACCGGTATTGAAAAAGAGAATATTACTCAAGAAGAGGCCAAAGAGATTGCTAATAGTCAAATGGTGTCAGGGTTAGTTGTCAAGGAAATCAAATTGCTTACTGAAGTTGGTAAACACCATGAATATAGAGGGAAACCATTGCCTGTTTGGGAAATTACCTATGATCATCTTGATCACATTAAAGCTTATGTAAGTGCTGCAGATGGTACCTTTCAGAAGGTGCGATTTCGTGCATGGAGATGGTTTGATTTTTTATGGATGACACATACTATGGATTACGAGGGTAGAGATGATTTTAATAATATAGTCCTCAGAGCATTTTCGCTATTAGGTCTAATTACAGTGCTAAGTGGTTTTGTATTGTGGTTTGTATCCTCAGCTACAGTACGTCGCTTATTTAATAAAAGTAAACAACAATAATTTTTAAAAACAACAAAATGAGAAAATTGATGTTCGGTGCGGCTATCATGTCGCTAATGTTCCTAGGAGCATGTAAAAATGAAGGTAAAAAAGACGAAGCAGCTACAGTTTCGACAGAATTAGCTATGGGAGATATGGCTACCTTTGGTGTACGCGGTAATTGTGGCATGTGTAAGGCTACTATAGAAAAAGCGGCTACAGCTCTAGAAGGAGTATCCAAAGCTGATTGGAGTGTTGCTAAAAAACAGATAGCTGTTACGTATGATGCATCAAAAACAAACATTGAAGCTATTCATCAAGCAATTGCGGCAGCGGGGTATGATACAGAAAAAGCTACTGGAAATTTAGGTGCTTACGAGAATTTGCCTGCTTGTTGTAAATA harbors:
- a CDS encoding efflux RND transporter permease subunit, with protein sequence MFQKIIHYFLHNRLVTMLLLIGFVGWGLSTAPFNWDTGFLPKNPVPVDAIPDIGENQQIVFTDWPGRSPQDVEDQITYPLTTSLLGISGVKSIRSTSMFGFSSIYIIFNEDVEFYWSRSRVLEKLNSLPSGLLPQGVQPTLGPDATALGQVFWYTLEGRDSLGNVTGGWDLHELRTTQDYFVKYGLNAVEGVSEVASVGGYVREYQIDVNPEALKAYNIGIDKVMMAVKNSNRDVGAQTVEINNAEYLIRGLGYIKSLKDIEQTVVAVNQNKPVLIKDIAVVSLGPQTVRGALDKGGAEVVGGVVVARYGSNPLAVINNVKDKIEEIAPGLPRKTLSDGTVSQLTIVPFYDRTHLITETISTLEHALTDEILITILVVIVLVLNLRASVLISILLPVAVLMTFIVMRYAGVDANVVALSGIAIAIGVMVDVGIVFVENMLRHFEMQDQEKMSKSEVLSLIYKSTIEVAPAVSTALATTIVSFLPVFFMEHAEGKLFKPLAFTKTFALGAAFVIGMVILPALSYYMFSFRLHREKIAKAWNISLMVAGIILAIVFKMWLPLVLVLLGSLYFLQPKINFIGKYSKELILAIILLVTIGILSDSWSPLGLQSGIVSNYIFVIVLLSLILLALWSVVKYYETILRWCLQNKGTFLMLPVITIMLGLVIWLGFPKIFGFVPKTFDKIGWNVRTTSVWSGLAHTFPGVGKEFMPSLNEGSFLLMPTAMPHVGVAESKRILQQLDMVITQIPEVEVSVGKLGRVESALDPAPISMYENVINYKSEFYTDPSGEMHKYKVDSEGRFILDNGSVLSNDDIILQGISPERLQYDKRGRYLRNWRSHVKSPDDIWNEIVKASQLPGVTSAPKLQPIETRLVMLQTGMRAPMGIKVYGPNLETIQAFGLELESILKEVPSVKHEAVFADRIVGKPYLQLDIDRDAIARFGLSIEETQQLIETAIGGMPVSTTVEGRERYPIRVRYPRELRDDPEKIKKILVPTPTGAQIPLGDLITVNYLKGPQMIKSEDTFLVGYVLFDKKEAFAEVDVVDEAQELIQQKISQGLLEVPAGVSYKFSGNYENQVRAVKRLALVIPICLLIIFLLLYFQFKTIIASTIHFSGVFVAFAGGFIMIWLYGQEWFMNFAIGETHMRDLFQMQTVNLSVAVWVGFIALFGIATDDGVLMGTYIHQVFEEKNPQTVPAVRAAVLEAGLKRVRPAMMTTAVTIIALLPVLTSTGKGSDIMVPMAIPTVGGMLIQIMTIFVVPVLQAYWRETVVKKNSNEA
- a CDS encoding TolC family protein, coding for MATITIQSQELDTYLKIAIQNSPQVKAAYSTFEAALQRTPQANALPDPMLTASAFGKMMETRLGAQEARFTLMQTFPWFGTLGAKKEVSQQQAEAAFQNYLEVRNEVLLNVKKLYAELYLVDQTVLLEEKNVNVLEQYRSLALNAFENGKGSMADVLRVDITINKAKTNLALLQSRIAPMKAGFNAMLNRSIKEEVVISSMLPLKPLQERRYDENLFSNNPRMSALQRQLASLEAQQQVVQKEGLPVVGLGVDYSILSKYDTMTMANNGQDAVMPMLSISLPIFRSKYKAKQKEVTFQVESKIHEQEALANSLMATYHMASFEEEQAHKLIALYNKQIQIAQQNLQLLLSAYSNSTEEFNEVLAVQQELLTYQIELISQLKIAFVSQATIEFLLFDNTSENTDEN
- a CDS encoding efflux RND transporter periplasmic adaptor subunit — encoded protein: MRTKRTIGYSILILIIGIFLGWAIFGSSNHNGHAHEEGVNEAQIWTCSMDPQVRQNEPGKCPLCGMDLIPLENMDTGGSPNTVVMGKDAVRLANISTITIGFQDAKKELRLNGKVQVDERKVYAQTTHIPGRIEQLTINFTGETVSRGQQLAQVYSPDLMTAQEELLQAFRIKESQPELYEAAKQKLRNWRISESSIQKIISTQKPIQRFSITADVSGVVTEKKANLGDYVDRGIALYEIADLSSVWVLFDVYEADMAWVKKGDKVNYTIASLPGESFEGVVSFVDPFINPETRVATARVEVKNTNGMLKPEMFATGLVIPKQAYIQESQVIVPKSAVLWTGERSVIYVKKEVDEMMHFELREVTLGASLGENYVVKNGLQLGEEVVVNGTFTVDAAAQLAGKPSMMNHEQLPLPVNAEDVSFVEVSKDAKKAMQQVITDYLILKDALVSADKLVAQKQLGLLMNDFEKVGMQLPGSVWEPYKIAFTEVLKSMGSKDLEAIRKLFKPLSQSMIAMVQQFKPHSDALYVQYCPMFEGDKGGSWLSISKDIKNPYFGDMMLSCGEVKKEIKP
- a CDS encoding heavy-metal-associated domain-containing protein; amino-acid sequence: MTHTYTITGMTGKGCQSSVEESLKKVDGVLQAKVDLKREEVQITMESHIPLEYFQKILAPNYGITIKDSGNVFAKATVLPPGLQKSEWQQLFPMFLILGYISVVSVLMNINSLVVSNIILQFLGLYYVVFSFFKLLDLNGFSISFAMYDAIAKYVPIYGKIYPFLEVAIGVLLLLKYQLILALVTAIFTLGATTIGVIRVLMEKKQLRCVSLGTTLNIPLTKAILIEKMVILFMACWMLINL
- a CDS encoding PepSY domain-containing protein, with amino-acid sequence MVNRKVSMRIRKVHRYLGVFLGIQFLFWTISGLYFSWTDIDEIHGDHLMKPMGEKHQMQFENLSSPSELVNKPIYSIGIKEINHQPYYWINESELIHARTGIEKENITQEEAKEIANSQMVSGLVVKEIKLLTEVGKHHEYRGKPLPVWEITYDHLDHIKAYVSAADGTFQKVRFRAWRWFDFLWMTHTMDYEGRDDFNNIVLRAFSLLGLITVLSGFVLWFVSSATVRRLFNKSKQQ
- a CDS encoding heavy-metal-associated domain-containing protein — encoded protein: MRKLMFGAAIMSLMFLGACKNEGKKDEAATVSTELAMGDMATFGVRGNCGMCKATIEKAATALEGVSKADWSVAKKQIAVTYDASKTNIEAIHQAIAAAGYDTEKATGNLGAYENLPACCKYDHSMEMNQSGDGPAEGAHH